A region from the Desulfitobacterium dehalogenans ATCC 51507 genome encodes:
- the hfq gene encoding RNA chaperone Hfq, which produces MNKAPINLQDTFLNQVRKENMPVTIYLVNGFQLKGLVRGFDNFTVVIEFEGKQQMVYKHAISTVMPLRPINLMAASQASAEER; this is translated from the coding sequence ATGAATAAAGCGCCCATCAATTTACAAGATACCTTTTTAAACCAAGTCCGAAAAGAGAATATGCCGGTCACGATTTACTTAGTGAATGGCTTTCAATTAAAAGGTTTAGTCCGCGGATTTGATAATTTTACAGTTGTCATTGAATTTGAAGGTAAACAGCAAATGGTCTACAAACATGCTATTTCAACTGTAATGCCTCTTCGTCCCATTAATCTAATGGCTGCGTCCCAAGCCTCGGCTGAAGAACGTTAA
- the miaA gene encoding tRNA (adenosine(37)-N6)-dimethylallyltransferase MiaA translates to MKPLVIIVGPTAVGKTALGVALAQALQGEIISGDSVQVYRKLDIGSAKPTLEEQGNIPHYLLDALDPTEPFTVAQFQTLARHSIQDIQSRGKVPIVVGGTGLYIRSLIDPFQFAEHGSEPIRNFWTAFLSERGKEALHQELEKRDPLSAQRLHPNDTVRIIRALEICQLTGKPFSEIRGHQDTVYPPLASSILYVGLTAPRDIIYERINHRCEQMVASGLIEETQNLIQEGYSPKLKPLQSIGYRHALLYLYGKVTLPEMMRIFQRDTRHFAKRQLTWFRRDPRVVWHDTYNENMTNILEFLIDTCRGIQSRVE, encoded by the coding sequence ATGAAACCCTTAGTCATCATCGTAGGACCTACAGCCGTAGGAAAGACAGCACTCGGGGTTGCCCTTGCTCAAGCCCTCCAGGGTGAGATTATCTCAGGGGACTCCGTTCAGGTATACCGTAAGCTGGATATCGGGTCCGCTAAGCCAACTTTAGAAGAGCAGGGAAATATACCCCATTATCTGCTTGATGCTTTGGATCCTACTGAACCTTTCACTGTGGCCCAATTCCAGACTTTGGCCCGTCACTCCATTCAGGATATCCAAAGCCGGGGCAAGGTGCCTATTGTTGTCGGCGGGACAGGACTTTACATCCGTTCCTTAATCGATCCTTTTCAATTTGCCGAGCACGGCTCAGAGCCTATTCGCAATTTCTGGACCGCATTTCTTTCTGAACGAGGTAAAGAGGCTCTACACCAGGAGTTGGAAAAAAGGGATCCGCTCAGTGCCCAACGTCTCCATCCCAATGATACGGTTCGCATTATCCGTGCCCTGGAAATCTGCCAATTAACCGGTAAGCCTTTTTCAGAAATCCGCGGTCATCAGGACACTGTTTATCCGCCTTTGGCTTCTTCAATTCTCTATGTAGGGCTTACCGCACCGCGGGACATTATTTATGAACGAATCAATCACCGTTGTGAGCAGATGGTGGCCTCGGGTCTGATCGAGGAAACTCAGAATTTAATTCAAGAAGGCTACTCCCCAAAGCTTAAGCCCTTGCAAAGCATAGGTTATCGACACGCCTTGCTCTATCTTTACGGCAAGGTGACCCTCCCGGAGATGATGAGAATCTTTCAAAGAGATACCCGGCATTTCGCCAAGCGTCAACTCACTTGGTTTCGCAGGGATCCGCGAGTGGTTTGGCATGATACTTATAACGAGAATATGACAAATATTCTTGAATTCTTGATAGACACTTGCAGAGGGATTCAAAGTCGTGTAGAATAG
- a CDS encoding class I SAM-dependent methyltransferase, with protein sequence MNHSTVILKITHPKDPDLKAKSLWFSEQPGVTLLTPQKKFLEKTVEEPKYPLLHISRKGTYLEAGGNRLQFHPSMALLRVLQILRGEGDRFLEATGLQGGDVFLDATLGLGTDALVAAMQVRGQGKVIGIEHSPILAALVKDGLRSLAQGDYPHVQNLDKAKAWQALSEAAQRIEVFWGDHLELLARYPSSFADVVYFDPMFRHTREKSASIRPLHEVANSCSLESEAVAEACRIAKRRVVLKERKGSQEFSRLGFSIREGGNYSHIDYGIIHKGGAGS encoded by the coding sequence ATGAACCACTCAACAGTAATTCTCAAGATCACCCATCCCAAGGATCCGGATTTAAAGGCAAAGTCCCTTTGGTTTTCAGAGCAACCTGGCGTTACCTTGCTAACCCCTCAAAAGAAGTTCCTGGAAAAAACGGTCGAAGAACCAAAGTATCCCCTCCTCCATATTTCCCGTAAAGGAACCTATCTGGAAGCGGGGGGCAATCGATTGCAGTTTCATCCCAGTATGGCTTTGCTGCGGGTCCTGCAGATCCTCAGAGGAGAAGGGGATCGTTTTCTGGAGGCGACCGGACTGCAAGGAGGAGATGTCTTTTTAGATGCCACTTTAGGGCTGGGAACGGATGCTTTAGTAGCGGCCATGCAGGTAAGGGGACAGGGAAAGGTCATAGGTATAGAGCACTCTCCCATTTTAGCAGCTCTTGTTAAAGATGGGTTACGGTCCTTAGCTCAAGGGGATTACCCTCATGTCCAAAATCTGGACAAGGCCAAGGCCTGGCAGGCCTTATCAGAAGCTGCTCAGCGCATTGAAGTTTTTTGGGGAGATCATCTTGAACTGCTGGCCCGCTATCCTTCATCCTTTGCGGATGTGGTTTACTTTGACCCCATGTTCCGCCACACCCGGGAAAAAAGCGCATCCATCCGTCCTTTGCATGAGGTTGCCAATTCCTGCTCCTTGGAAAGTGAAGCTGTTGCAGAGGCCTGCCGCATAGCCAAAAGACGGGTTGTTCTTAAAGAGAGAAAAGGAAGTCAGGAATTTAGCCGTTTGGGTTTTTCTATTCGAGAAGGGGGGAACTATAGTCATATAGACTATGGGATAATCCACAAAGGGGGAGCAGGTTCATGA
- the mutL gene encoding DNA mismatch repair endonuclease MutL, with product MTAKIQILDIQAANQIAAGEVVERPVSVVKELIENALDAQATLIEVIIEGSGVERIRVQDNGQGIPADDLPLTVLRHATSKIRSIDDLSNLLTLGFRGEALPSIASVSKLEIISRPPEEISGRVLRILGGEQLEFSETGCPPGTTITVDDLFYNTPARRKFLKSKNTEFGQISDIIGRLSLARPDVSFTLKHPKILVLQTPGKGHLLESIGAVLGQATARRLLPLSCSLGDWQLEGYISPPDLVRSTKQGETLIVNQRIIRSNSISRAVSEGYHTLIPSKLYPITVLKLHIPPHEYDVNVHPTKMEIRFHKERELMEFIADSIRRTLLEARPIAPFVKNSSAPKNPPAGSDKPAQVALNFIPKGPQSPSQSKTAPIPYKPFGNAPSEPAKGISAPQNSAIDWREFIEIGENPTRDFNFKAPLPLNEHCREKEEHPSEFFPESHDTLKNSLQKPDIYSVGKEVCTPPTAEQEMLVKEEDYGITDDIKDQSPLLALRPIGQVFNTYILATDGEQLVIFDQHAAHERINYERLLAEHQKNPGNSQMLLIPLPMEFTPGEEEALLEHFLLLNDMGFILEQFGTRTYLLRGIPAYSGPYQGEHLLRDFLDQVLLNHIPPTMDQLLEEWIYMLACKESIKAKENLTHFEMEQLIVQLSKTLNPYTCPHGRPTMIQLTKEELEHRFYRS from the coding sequence TTGACCGCTAAAATCCAAATCCTGGACATACAAGCTGCCAATCAAATCGCTGCCGGTGAAGTGGTGGAGCGCCCTGTTTCTGTGGTGAAAGAGCTGATTGAAAACGCTCTGGATGCCCAGGCTACTCTAATCGAAGTCATCATAGAGGGAAGCGGTGTGGAAAGGATCCGGGTCCAGGATAACGGACAGGGAATACCTGCCGACGATCTGCCCCTAACCGTCCTGCGTCACGCCACCAGTAAAATACGCAGCATTGATGATTTAAGCAATTTACTCACTCTTGGTTTTCGCGGTGAAGCTTTGCCCAGCATTGCTTCCGTCTCCAAGCTGGAAATCATCAGTCGTCCGCCCGAGGAAATTTCCGGGAGGGTTTTGCGGATTCTGGGAGGGGAGCAGCTGGAGTTCTCCGAGACCGGCTGTCCTCCGGGAACCACTATCACGGTCGATGATTTATTTTATAATACACCTGCCCGGCGTAAATTTTTAAAATCCAAAAACACGGAATTTGGCCAAATCTCCGATATCATCGGGCGGCTTTCTTTAGCCCGGCCTGATGTTTCCTTTACCCTGAAGCATCCTAAAATCCTTGTCCTTCAAACACCGGGAAAAGGACATTTGCTGGAGAGCATAGGCGCAGTCCTCGGCCAAGCCACGGCCCGTCGTCTCTTGCCCTTATCCTGCTCACTGGGAGATTGGCAGTTGGAGGGTTATATTAGTCCGCCGGATCTGGTTCGTTCCACTAAACAAGGAGAGACCTTGATCGTTAATCAGCGGATTATCCGTTCCAACAGTATCAGCCGTGCTGTTTCAGAAGGGTATCATACCTTGATTCCTTCTAAACTTTATCCCATCACCGTATTGAAATTGCATATCCCACCCCATGAGTACGATGTCAATGTCCATCCCACTAAAATGGAAATCCGCTTCCATAAAGAAAGAGAACTGATGGAGTTTATTGCCGACAGCATTCGCAGGACTCTTCTCGAGGCCCGTCCCATAGCACCCTTTGTCAAGAATTCCTCAGCCCCTAAAAACCCCCCCGCCGGCAGTGACAAGCCTGCCCAGGTGGCCTTGAACTTCATCCCTAAAGGCCCTCAGAGCCCGTCTCAGAGCAAAACTGCACCTATACCTTATAAACCCTTTGGCAACGCACCTTCAGAGCCTGCAAAAGGGATTTCCGCTCCGCAAAATAGCGCAATAGATTGGCGAGAGTTCATAGAGATAGGGGAGAATCCTACAAGGGACTTTAATTTCAAAGCTCCATTGCCCCTTAATGAGCATTGCAGAGAGAAAGAAGAGCATCCTTCTGAATTCTTCCCCGAATCACATGATACATTAAAAAACTCCCTCCAGAAGCCCGATATTTATTCAGTGGGAAAAGAGGTATGTACACCGCCAACCGCTGAGCAGGAAATGTTGGTTAAAGAAGAGGACTATGGAATCACCGATGACATCAAAGATCAAAGCCCTCTTCTGGCCTTAAGGCCTATCGGGCAGGTTTTTAACACGTATATTCTGGCCACAGATGGGGAACAGCTTGTCATATTTGACCAGCATGCTGCCCATGAGCGTATTAATTACGAACGCCTACTGGCAGAACACCAAAAAAATCCCGGAAACAGTCAAATGTTATTGATTCCACTGCCCATGGAGTTTACCCCCGGGGAGGAAGAGGCTTTGCTGGAGCATTTCCTTCTACTCAACGATATGGGATTTATTCTTGAGCAATTTGGAACACGCACCTATCTCCTGCGCGGCATCCCAGCCTATAGCGGCCCCTACCAAGGGGAGCATCTCCTGCGGGACTTCCTTGACCAGGTCCTGCTCAATCATATTCCTCCAACCATGGATCAATTGTTGGAGGAGTGGATCTATATGCTGGCCTGTAAAGAGTCCATTAAAGCCAAGGAAAACCTGACCCATTTTGAAATGGAGCAATTGATCGTTCAATTGAGTAAAACCCTGAACCCCTATACCTGTCCCCATGGCCGGCCAACCATGATTCAACTCACTAAAGAAGAGCTGGAGCACCGCTTTTATCGTAGTTAG
- a CDS encoding histone deacetylase family protein, with protein MKHTGLLFFPAFDWSLGDTHPEREERLLYTQEQLFEEGVMDLPQIKRYSPGLASLKDVQRTQGIFPSPEGHDLDAHLIAAGSSLVLGEAWAKKEIHNGFALVRPPGHHSGATVLGNRGFCTLNNEAILINHLRTFYGIKKVAIVDTDVHHGDGTQDIFYHDPNVLFVSIHQDGRTLYPGSGFIYEKGGPNAWETTLDIPLPPGTGDEDLHHVLENWVLPKLRDFQPDLIINSAGQDNHFTDPLASMSVTARGYGRITELLNPDLAVLEGGYSIEGALPYVNLAIVLALAGEDYQGVIEPQKPRHPHSGSNAFRGFLKELKEQYRRAKPDWTIRTDSFLPSGKWVYIPHSVYYDTEGFREARKDWIRQCSHCGGTVLIESQHTITGNTFALVRIPFEACQQCTQAGYDLWEHFIGRKTSVLLQDQRNNEVELWHLDKGVTHF; from the coding sequence ATGAAGCATACAGGATTATTATTTTTCCCCGCTTTTGACTGGTCTTTAGGAGATACCCATCCTGAACGGGAGGAAAGACTCCTTTATACCCAAGAACAATTGTTTGAAGAGGGGGTCATGGATTTACCCCAGATCAAACGGTATTCTCCAGGTCTTGCTTCATTAAAGGATGTCCAACGGACTCAGGGGATTTTTCCCTCCCCGGAAGGTCATGATTTAGATGCTCATTTGATCGCCGCCGGAAGTTCCCTGGTTCTGGGAGAGGCATGGGCCAAAAAGGAGATCCATAATGGCTTTGCCCTGGTGCGCCCGCCGGGTCACCACTCAGGAGCTACGGTCTTAGGGAATCGAGGGTTCTGCACCTTAAACAACGAAGCGATACTGATTAATCATCTTCGTACCTTCTATGGGATAAAAAAAGTGGCTATCGTGGATACGGATGTTCATCACGGAGATGGTACACAGGATATTTTTTATCATGATCCCAATGTACTTTTTGTTTCCATTCATCAGGATGGACGGACTCTCTACCCCGGAAGCGGCTTTATCTACGAGAAAGGCGGACCCAATGCCTGGGAGACTACCTTGGATATTCCTCTGCCCCCCGGTACCGGGGATGAAGATCTTCACCATGTCCTGGAAAACTGGGTTCTCCCTAAGCTTCGTGATTTCCAACCGGATCTGATTATTAACTCGGCCGGTCAGGACAATCACTTCACCGATCCCTTAGCTTCCATGAGTGTGACAGCCCGGGGCTATGGAAGAATCACAGAGCTGCTCAATCCGGACCTGGCTGTCCTGGAGGGAGGATATTCCATTGAAGGAGCCTTACCCTATGTGAATCTGGCCATTGTCTTAGCTTTAGCGGGAGAGGATTATCAGGGAGTGATCGAGCCCCAAAAACCTCGTCATCCCCACAGCGGCTCCAATGCCTTCCGGGGCTTCCTTAAGGAGTTGAAAGAGCAATACCGCCGGGCTAAGCCGGACTGGACCATCCGCACCGATAGTTTTCTTCCCTCGGGGAAATGGGTTTACATTCCTCACTCCGTATATTATGATACGGAAGGTTTCCGGGAGGCACGTAAAGACTGGATCCGCCAGTGCAGTCATTGCGGCGGAACGGTGCTCATTGAAAGCCAGCATACTATAACAGGCAATACTTTTGCCTTAGTGCGGATTCCTTTTGAAGCTTGCCAACAATGCACCCAGGCGGGATATGATTTATGGGAGCATTTTATCGGGCGCAAAACATCCGTATTACTCCAAGATCAACGAAATAATGAGGTTGAGCTTTGGCATCTGGATAAGGGGGTAACTCATTTTTGA
- a CDS encoding hydantoinase/oxoprolinase family protein, whose product MAYQVGIDVGGTFTDGVLIHNNRLINKAKVPTQQDNLLDTLLHALEHLDVFKQPVEQITVSTTLVTNAILENKLPPIELFLFPGSGMRLDALPWPVPYHALMGEIDYRGREVSPPDELEWRRLCNRLDFESVHQAAVVSKFSHRNNLLEDSLAQFLSKKYPQLDIALGCEWGHANFYRRSLTTYLNTASKNLFKTFASQLHQAVEKNGSKAGITALKADGGILPIDQLRPVESINSGPAASVIGALAQTDPRQSFVVVDIGGTTTDIGLILSGEPLLSAHGAQIGPFLTLIPTLATRSIPVGGDSAVLPSPDVPEGFTLAPYRKGPAYCLGGEYPTPTDAMRYLKRVEHGDYARAEEGLASLLSPEARNPQALHQLALKILEKFAEEVANAFSILHKEWQEEPAYKVWEVLHPHSAKDFYIWVSGGSARGIAPSLEDKVHLPVRFTQHADVSNAIGAALARPTLSCTLHLDTTIRSYRIEEFGEQREWLGSKRPHKEIQEFLHGIARERAQSIGLDLNELEFKTQPFDFFPVVKGYETVGQIIRGSVVVPPGVVGRLEV is encoded by the coding sequence ATGGCATACCAAGTTGGAATTGACGTCGGAGGGACGTTTACTGATGGGGTACTTATTCACAACAATCGCCTGATCAATAAAGCTAAAGTTCCTACTCAACAAGATAATTTGTTGGACACCTTGCTCCATGCTCTGGAACATCTTGATGTCTTTAAACAGCCTGTTGAGCAGATTACAGTCAGTACTACTTTGGTGACCAATGCCATTCTGGAAAACAAATTGCCTCCTATAGAATTATTTCTCTTTCCAGGCTCCGGTATGCGGTTGGATGCTCTGCCCTGGCCTGTACCCTATCATGCACTCATGGGTGAAATCGACTATCGGGGCAGGGAGGTGTCTCCCCCGGATGAGTTGGAATGGCGGAGGCTTTGCAACCGGCTGGATTTTGAATCCGTCCATCAGGCAGCCGTTGTCAGTAAGTTTTCTCACCGGAATAATCTTCTGGAAGATAGCTTAGCTCAGTTTTTGAGCAAGAAGTATCCCCAACTGGATATTGCTTTGGGCTGTGAATGGGGGCATGCCAATTTTTACCGCCGCAGTCTCACCACCTATCTCAACACCGCCAGCAAAAACCTTTTTAAAACATTCGCCTCCCAATTGCATCAGGCCGTGGAGAAAAATGGCTCGAAGGCTGGGATTACCGCTCTGAAAGCGGATGGAGGAATCTTACCCATTGATCAGCTCCGTCCGGTGGAGTCCATTAATTCCGGTCCTGCAGCCAGCGTCATTGGCGCTTTGGCCCAAACGGATCCCCGGCAGTCCTTTGTGGTAGTGGATATTGGGGGAACGACCACGGATATCGGCCTGATTCTGTCGGGAGAACCTCTCCTCAGTGCTCACGGTGCACAAATCGGTCCTTTTTTGACCTTGATTCCCACCTTAGCCACCCGTTCCATCCCTGTCGGAGGAGATTCTGCCGTTTTGCCTTCACCTGATGTGCCTGAGGGCTTTACCCTTGCTCCCTATCGCAAGGGCCCGGCCTATTGTTTGGGAGGGGAATACCCAACCCCCACCGATGCCATGCGCTATTTGAAACGGGTAGAGCATGGAGATTATGCCCGGGCTGAAGAAGGCTTAGCTTCTTTGTTATCTCCGGAAGCCCGGAATCCCCAAGCTCTTCATCAATTAGCTCTGAAAATTTTAGAGAAGTTTGCGGAAGAGGTAGCCAACGCTTTCTCTATCTTACATAAGGAGTGGCAAGAGGAACCCGCCTATAAGGTGTGGGAGGTTCTCCACCCCCATAGTGCCAAAGATTTTTATATCTGGGTCAGTGGCGGCAGTGCCCGGGGCATCGCTCCTTCCTTGGAAGACAAAGTCCACTTGCCTGTACGCTTTACCCAACATGCGGATGTCTCTAATGCCATCGGTGCGGCCTTAGCCCGGCCGACCTTATCCTGTACCCTTCATTTGGATACGACGATCCGCTCCTACCGAATTGAGGAATTCGGAGAACAGAGGGAATGGCTGGGTTCAAAACGTCCCCATAAGGAGATCCAGGAATTCCTGCACGGAATTGCCCGTGAAAGGGCCCAAAGCATTGGTTTAGATCTTAATGAACTGGAATTTAAGACCCAACCTTTTGATTTTTTCCCAGTTGTTAAAGGTTACGAAACAGTTGGTCAAATAATCCGGGGTTCTGTGGTTGTTCCCCCCGGAGTGGTCGGGAGGCTTGAGGTATGA
- the mutS gene encoding DNA mismatch repair protein MutS, giving the protein MTTPMMQQYKSIKSQAPDAILFFRLGDFYEMFGEDARTAAPILEIALTGRDSGGGERIPMCGVPHHAVEGYLVKLVSAGYKVALCEQVEDPQTAKGIVKREIIRIISPGTLTDSLVEQANNFLAAVYHDQEWGLAFVDVSTGEFTVFQTQSLDILTTELSRIRPSELLLPAELLKSKHWRPYYLTQREKKTYQHTLLEERFTEQRELFQEFPTAMKAANGLWQYILETSPGIEPSHILKVNAYRPEHWMLLDPWTRRNLELTESIRGQGKKGTLLSVLDFTKTAFGGRLLRRWIEQPLLLKEDIDKRLDYVEALVEDSFLRGDLIQLFSKVFDLERLMGKVSYGTANARDLLSLSQTLGVLPQLRALLAEGKSEPLQAFIPTLEGLDSLALTLEQAINPEAPISLRDGNLLKAGYSEEIDELRSISSGGKAWVAKLESMEKDRTGIRSLKVGYNKVFGYYIEVTHANSHLIPPEYIRKQTLANAERFITPELKEYEQKILGAEEKVTQLEYQLFLELREKVRQHAARILEAAHSLAEIDVYTSLAEAAVRHHYSRPVMMMEGSLTIIEGRHPVVESMLQDTSFVPNDTLLTPDKHLALITGPNMAGKSTYMRQVALIVLMAQIGCFVPAQQATIPIADHIFTRVGASDDLASGQSTFMVEMYEVAHILRHVTPHSLIILDEVGRGTATYDGLSIAWAVAEYLAGQENKPKTLFATHYHELTDLEETHAGIFNLHVGVREHGEEIVFLHKIIPGRADRSYGIQVAKLAGLPANLLQRAKIILHELESSSKESRQAHLLNREKMTQLSLFEVQPLDPLLQEVGELSLEDLTPRQALDYLFDLKERIKASESI; this is encoded by the coding sequence ATGACCACACCGATGATGCAACAATATAAATCCATAAAATCTCAAGCTCCTGATGCGATCCTTTTCTTCCGTTTAGGAGATTTTTATGAAATGTTTGGTGAGGATGCCCGGACCGCTGCTCCTATTCTGGAAATTGCCTTAACCGGCCGTGATTCCGGAGGAGGGGAAAGGATTCCCATGTGCGGTGTTCCCCATCATGCCGTAGAGGGCTATCTTGTGAAGCTGGTTTCCGCCGGTTATAAAGTAGCTTTATGTGAGCAAGTGGAGGACCCCCAAACCGCCAAAGGGATCGTGAAAAGAGAGATTATCCGGATCATTTCTCCAGGTACTTTAACGGATTCCTTAGTAGAGCAAGCCAATAACTTTTTAGCCGCGGTCTACCATGATCAGGAATGGGGATTGGCTTTTGTGGATGTCTCCACAGGGGAATTCACGGTTTTTCAGACTCAATCCTTAGATATATTAACCACTGAGCTTTCCCGGATTCGTCCTTCCGAATTGCTGCTCCCAGCGGAGCTCCTCAAATCAAAGCACTGGCGCCCTTATTATCTTACCCAGCGCGAAAAGAAAACCTATCAACACACCTTACTCGAAGAACGATTTACTGAACAAAGGGAGTTGTTTCAGGAATTTCCCACAGCGATGAAAGCCGCTAACGGCCTTTGGCAATATATCCTGGAAACCTCTCCCGGTATTGAACCTTCCCATATTCTGAAGGTCAATGCCTATCGACCTGAGCACTGGATGCTTCTTGATCCCTGGACCCGAAGAAATCTGGAGCTTACGGAATCCATTCGCGGACAGGGGAAAAAGGGAACCTTATTATCCGTTCTGGATTTTACGAAGACCGCCTTTGGGGGTCGCCTGCTCAGGCGTTGGATCGAGCAGCCCCTGCTTCTTAAAGAGGACATTGACAAGCGTTTGGATTATGTGGAAGCCTTGGTTGAGGATAGCTTTTTGCGGGGGGACCTTATTCAACTTTTCAGCAAAGTCTTTGATCTGGAGCGTCTGATGGGAAAAGTCTCCTATGGCACCGCCAATGCCCGGGACTTATTGTCCTTATCCCAGACCTTAGGGGTTCTGCCCCAACTCCGGGCTTTACTTGCCGAGGGAAAATCAGAGCCCCTTCAAGCCTTTATCCCCACCCTGGAAGGTCTGGACTCCTTAGCTTTGACTTTGGAACAGGCGATCAACCCGGAAGCACCGATCTCCTTGAGGGATGGAAACTTGCTGAAAGCCGGCTACTCAGAGGAAATCGATGAGCTGCGCAGCATATCCTCCGGAGGAAAAGCCTGGGTGGCAAAATTAGAAAGTATGGAAAAGGATCGGACCGGAATTCGCTCCCTTAAAGTGGGATATAATAAAGTATTTGGGTATTATATCGAAGTGACTCATGCTAATTCCCATCTCATCCCTCCTGAATACATTCGCAAACAAACCTTAGCCAATGCCGAGCGTTTTATCACTCCGGAGTTGAAGGAATATGAACAGAAAATCCTGGGTGCCGAGGAGAAAGTTACCCAGTTGGAATATCAGCTCTTTCTGGAACTCCGGGAAAAAGTCCGTCAGCATGCTGCCAGGATTTTAGAGGCTGCTCATTCTCTGGCCGAAATCGATGTCTATACCAGTCTGGCGGAAGCGGCAGTGCGCCATCATTATTCCCGTCCTGTGATGATGATGGAGGGGAGCCTCACCATCATCGAGGGGCGGCATCCTGTGGTGGAATCCATGCTTCAGGATACTTCCTTTGTCCCCAACGATACCCTCTTGACTCCGGACAAACATCTGGCCTTAATCACCGGTCCCAATATGGCCGGTAAATCCACCTATATGCGGCAGGTAGCCCTGATCGTCCTCATGGCCCAGATCGGCTGCTTCGTCCCTGCACAGCAGGCCACCATTCCCATCGCCGATCATATCTTCACCCGGGTGGGGGCATCCGATGATTTGGCCTCAGGACAAAGCACCTTTATGGTGGAGATGTATGAGGTAGCCCATATTCTGCGCCATGTTACACCCCATAGCCTCATCATCCTCGATGAAGTGGGACGGGGGACAGCCACCTATGATGGTCTCAGCATTGCCTGGGCTGTAGCAGAGTACTTAGCCGGTCAAGAGAACAAACCGAAAACTCTCTTTGCTACTCATTATCATGAACTTACTGATTTAGAAGAAACTCATGCCGGTATCTTTAATCTTCATGTCGGGGTTCGGGAACATGGGGAAGAGATTGTTTTTCTGCATAAGATTATTCCAGGCCGCGCCGACCGCAGTTATGGGATTCAAGTGGCAAAATTGGCCGGTCTGCCCGCGAATCTCTTGCAAAGGGCAAAAATCATCCTGCATGAATTGGAATCCTCCTCCAAGGAAAGCCGCCAAGCTCATTTGTTGAATAGGGAGAAGATGACCCAACTGTCCTTGTTCGAGGTTCAGCCCCTGGATCCGCTGTTACAGGAAGTTGGCGAGCTTTCATTGGAGGATTTGACCCCAAGGCAGGCCTTAGACTACTTGTTTGATTTAAAAGAACGCATTAAAGCATCTGAATCTATTTAG
- a CDS encoding YlbF family regulator, with translation MTAEIMEKAEVLAAAIAKSVELQNLRSTEEAMMADEQAQQIIADFQNEQQRVYELQAQGQELTDEVQQAIDAMEAKVEGYPPIAAYLQAQEQFTKMLDTINGVLAQAIANDPNGGSCSCDTGCSGCGGSCS, from the coding sequence ATGACGGCGGAAATTATGGAAAAAGCCGAAGTTCTAGCTGCAGCTATAGCAAAAAGTGTTGAATTACAAAATTTACGCAGCACAGAAGAAGCCATGATGGCTGACGAGCAAGCTCAGCAAATCATTGCTGATTTTCAAAATGAGCAACAGCGAGTGTATGAGCTCCAAGCCCAAGGTCAAGAGTTAACAGATGAGGTACAACAGGCCATTGATGCTATGGAAGCGAAAGTGGAAGGGTATCCTCCAATTGCTGCCTATCTGCAAGCTCAAGAGCAATTCACGAAAATGCTGGATACCATTAATGGTGTATTAGCTCAAGCCATTGCCAATGATCCCAATGGGGGAAGCTGCTCCTGTGACACAGGATGTTCAGGTTGCGGGGGAAGCTGTTCATAA